One segment of Campylobacter hominis ATCC BAA-381 DNA contains the following:
- the nrfH gene encoding cytochrome c nitrite reductase small subunit, producing MENKNGSQTEQKTKKRSFSIALFIIIISFGVIIGHGLYTFVYAEGFSYFSDDPAACKNCHVMNQVYESWQRGGHQNAATCNQCHVPHEFFSKWIMKAKSGLHHGYAFTFKDNPVAFSATQESKQIVQQNCISCHKDVSANSICGANVATVGNDGRLKLPAKNEELSCVSCHKQAGHAHNY from the coding sequence TTGGAAAATAAAAACGGCTCGCAAACAGAGCAAAAGACCAAAAAACGCTCTTTTTCCATAGCTTTATTTATTATAATCATCAGTTTTGGCGTGATTATAGGTCATGGACTTTATACTTTTGTCTATGCCGAAGGTTTTTCATATTTCAGCGACGATCCCGCTGCTTGCAAAAACTGTCACGTGATGAATCAGGTATATGAAAGCTGGCAAAGAGGCGGACACCAAAATGCGGCTACCTGTAATCAATGTCACGTTCCGCATGAGTTTTTTTCAAAATGGATAATGAAAGCAAAAAGCGGACTTCATCACGGATATGCTTTTACTTTCAAAGATAATCCTGTTGCATTTTCAGCGACACAAGAGAGCAAACAGATTGTACAACAAAACTGTATCTCTTGCCACAAAGACGTATCGGCAAATTCAATTTGCGGTGCAAATGTCGCTACAGTAGGAAATGACGGCAGATTAAAATTACCTGCCAAAAATGAAGAATTAAGTTGCGTTAGCTGCCATAAGCAAGCAGGCCACGCACATAATTATTAA
- the ribD gene encoding bifunctional diaminohydroxyphosphoribosylaminopyrimidine deaminase/5-amino-6-(5-phosphoribosylamino)uracil reductase RibD — translation MQDEFYMNLALQKAWKNQLLTYPNPAVGAVVLDNAGKILSIEAHEKAGFAHAEVLAVFRALENSDRNFTLKFLNSYNKNFNSNFKDTKNLATEFNANFIYDFIIKNHADKLKGGKIFVTLEPCSHLGKTPPCANLISALKFKDCVIGAKDENKIASGGAYILNKNGVNVKLGVCKNEAEILISPFKKWQKNGKFVFFKLALSANGVACGGIISNEKSRIFSHKLRAISDLLIIGGNTVRTDRPKLDTRLISSTKNPNIFIFSHLQNFDKTIPLFSVPNRNVEIGENIYEKLKNGLIMIEGGENFLREIKQNGKICRQIDYFLFFHSNKFKNAQNLKIDMKFNQIFSSQNNDENYGWYEISKF, via the coding sequence ATGCAAGATGAATTTTATATGAATCTAGCTTTACAAAAAGCGTGGAAAAATCAACTTTTAACATATCCTAATCCGGCAGTAGGCGCAGTTGTACTTGATAATGCCGGAAAAATTTTAAGCATTGAAGCGCATGAAAAAGCCGGTTTTGCTCATGCTGAAGTTTTAGCTGTTTTTAGAGCGCTTGAAAATTCGGACCGAAATTTCACTTTAAAATTTTTAAACTCTTATAATAAAAATTTTAACTCAAATTTTAAAGATACAAAAAATTTAGCCACAGAATTTAACGCAAATTTCATATATGATTTCATCATTAAAAATCACGCCGACAAATTAAAAGGCGGTAAAATTTTTGTTACATTGGAGCCTTGTTCTCATTTAGGAAAAACTCCGCCTTGCGCAAATCTGATAAGCGCTTTAAAATTTAAAGATTGTGTAATAGGCGCAAAAGACGAAAACAAAATCGCATCCGGCGGGGCTTATATTTTGAATAAAAATGGCGTAAATGTAAAATTAGGTGTTTGCAAAAATGAAGCCGAAATTTTAATTTCACCTTTTAAAAAGTGGCAAAAAAACGGTAAATTCGTATTTTTTAAACTGGCACTTTCTGCAAACGGCGTAGCCTGCGGCGGAATTATTTCAAATGAAAAAAGCCGTATTTTCTCTCACAAACTTAGGGCAATAAGTGATTTACTGATAATAGGTGGAAACACTGTCAGGACGGATCGCCCGAAACTTGATACCCGTCTAATAAGCAGCACAAAAAATCCGAATATTTTTATTTTTTCTCACTTGCAAAATTTTGATAAAACAATACCGCTTTTCAGCGTGCCGAATAGAAACGTTGAAATCGGTGAAAACATATACGAAAAGCTTAAAAATGGACTTATAATGATTGAAGGTGGTGAAAATTTTCTGCGCGAAATAAAACAGAACGGCAAAATTTGCAGACAGATTGATTATTTTTTATTTTTTCACTCAAATAAGTTTAAAAACGCACAAAATTTAAAAATCGATATGAAATTTAACCAAATTTTCAGCTCGCAAAATAATGATGAAAATTACGGCTGGTATGAAATTTCCAAATTTTAA
- the efp gene encoding elongation factor P → MSYSMGDLKKGLKIEIDGIPYKIVEYQHVKPGKGPAFVRVKIKSFIDGKVLEKTFHAGDKCETPNLEEKEMQYLYDDGEFCQFMDTETYEQIAISDEEVGDNKKWMLDGTMVNVLFHNGRAIGIEIPQVVELKIIETAPDFRGDTQGSNKKPATLETGAVVQIPFHILEGEVIRVDTVRGEYIEKANK, encoded by the coding sequence ATGTCTTACTCAATGGGAGATCTTAAAAAAGGTCTAAAAATCGAAATAGATGGCATTCCATATAAAATCGTTGAATACCAACACGTAAAACCGGGTAAAGGTCCCGCTTTTGTGCGCGTAAAAATAAAATCTTTTATAGACGGTAAAGTCTTGGAAAAAACTTTCCACGCAGGCGATAAATGCGAAACGCCTAATTTAGAAGAAAAAGAGATGCAATATCTTTATGATGACGGCGAATTCTGTCAATTTATGGATACCGAAACTTATGAACAAATCGCAATCAGTGATGAAGAAGTAGGCGATAATAAAAAATGGATGCTTGATGGAACGATGGTTAATGTGCTTTTCCACAACGGAAGAGCGATTGGAATTGAAATTCCGCAAGTAGTAGAACTCAAAATCATAGAAACTGCTCCTGATTTTCGCGGCGATACACAAGGAAGCAACAAAAAACCGGCTACTCTTGAAACAGGCGCCGTTGTGCAAATTCCATTTCATATACTTGAAGGTGAAGTTATACGCGTAGATACAGTTCGTGGTGAATACATAGAAAAAGCAAATAAATAA
- the recJ gene encoding single-stranded-DNA-specific exonuclease RecJ, translating to MVGKKELKEILSARFKNDKHTKISQIPLPSDLKDTYKAANRIKEAINNNEKIAIIGDYDVDGVVSSVIMNDFLSELGANFIVKIPNRFTDGYGLNPQMLNELDGINLIITVDNGISANDAAEICYKKRIDLIITDHHMPPPTLPKAYAIINPKQNDCTFPNVEICGAQVAWYLIGALKEICNVNYDMSELLDLLIIAIIADMMELRDLNRALLKFGIKKLNNSKRACFKAIREHYFKKKFEFDDISYTIAPLINSTGRMDDASLSYKFLCSKNIKEANYYLDQITKINRSRKEEEHILYKQSLQNVDENDHILVTWGENWHEGVIGIVASRLTKNYKKPAIVFSIDKDANRAKGSARSIGKFDILELIASQKELLEGFGGHKGAAGLVINPQNLSEFKRKINNACFNVNHGNFTFSDEILGELNLSELDNEMLKILEFYEPYGQKNPRPLFKLENAIVKNIKIIGKEKNHAKIAIEKNNAIREGLFFNFNFLPQVGDSFSFIASIGKNSFRGEISPELIIKEIL from the coding sequence ATGGTAGGTAAAAAAGAGTTAAAAGAAATTTTATCGGCTCGCTTTAAAAATGACAAGCATACTAAAATTTCGCAAATTCCACTTCCAAGCGATCTTAAAGACACTTATAAAGCCGCAAATCGCATAAAAGAAGCTATAAACAATAATGAAAAAATAGCGATTATCGGCGATTATGATGTGGACGGCGTCGTAAGCAGCGTAATTATGAATGATTTTTTAAGCGAGCTCGGTGCAAATTTCATAGTTAAAATTCCGAATCGCTTTACTGATGGATACGGTCTTAATCCGCAAATGCTTAATGAGCTTGACGGAATAAATCTTATTATCACGGTGGATAATGGAATTTCGGCAAACGATGCAGCTGAAATCTGCTACAAAAAAAGAATAGATCTTATAATCACGGATCACCATATGCCGCCGCCGACTCTTCCAAAAGCTTATGCGATAATAAATCCCAAACAAAATGACTGCACATTTCCGAATGTAGAAATTTGCGGGGCACAGGTAGCGTGGTATTTAATCGGTGCTTTAAAAGAAATTTGCAATGTAAATTATGATATGTCAGAGCTCCTGGATCTTTTAATAATTGCTATAATTGCTGATATGATGGAACTTCGAGATTTAAATCGCGCACTTTTAAAATTCGGCATAAAAAAGCTTAACAACTCGAAGCGCGCCTGCTTTAAAGCCATAAGAGAGCATTATTTTAAGAAAAAATTTGAGTTTGACGACATAAGTTACACAATAGCTCCACTTATAAACTCTACAGGCAGAATGGACGATGCAAGTTTGTCTTATAAATTTTTGTGCTCGAAAAATATAAAAGAAGCGAATTACTATCTTGATCAAATTACAAAAATAAACAGATCGCGCAAAGAAGAAGAACACATCCTTTATAAACAAAGCTTGCAAAATGTGGATGAAAACGACCATATATTAGTAACTTGGGGCGAAAATTGGCATGAAGGCGTAATAGGAATAGTTGCCAGCAGACTTACAAAAAATTATAAAAAACCGGCAATTGTGTTTAGTATCGATAAGGACGCAAATCGTGCAAAAGGAAGCGCCAGAAGCATAGGAAAGTTCGATATTTTAGAACTTATAGCTTCACAAAAAGAACTTTTGGAAGGTTTTGGCGGGCATAAAGGCGCGGCAGGACTTGTGATAAATCCACAAAATTTAAGTGAGTTTAAAAGGAAAATAAACAATGCCTGCTTCAATGTAAATCATGGAAATTTTACATTTTCCGATGAAATTTTGGGCGAGCTCAATTTAAGCGAACTTGATAACGAAATGCTTAAAATTTTGGAATTTTACGAACCATACGGACAAAAAAATCCGCGTCCGCTTTTTAAATTGGAAAATGCAATTGTAAAAAACATAAAAATCATCGGAAAAGAGAAAAATCACGCTAAAATCGCAATCGAAAAAAATAACGCAATAAGAGAAGGACTGTTTTTTAATTTCAACTTTTTACCACAAGTTGGAGATAGTTTTTCATTTATCGCATCAATCGGCAAAAATTCGTTTCGCGGAGAAATTTCACCCGAACTGATTATAAAAGAAATTTTGTGA